A region of Pseudomonas cavernicola DNA encodes the following proteins:
- the cbiB gene encoding adenosylcobinamide-phosphate synthase CbiB — MSIALLSVAGVALDAVLGEPKSWHPLVAFGRLADALERRFNRPFAPPLAEGDVHNQMRHEDIGRGWRSHGVTAWVLAVLPLTLMAYLLSLLPTVGWLVEVLALYAAIGLKSLAEHAEPVARALRQDDLPEARKRVGYMVSRQTAELDHEAVARAATESVLENGSDAVYAALFWFVLLGAPGVVLYRLSNTLDAMWGYRNARFERFGWAAARIDDVLNYLPARLVALTYALLGKTRLALHCWRTQAPTWDSPNAGPVMAAGAGALGVALGGPAVYHGVLHQRPRLGEGPAAGAETIERAVSLVRRGVLLWLLILLVGGRLYA, encoded by the coding sequence ATGAGCATCGCCCTGTTGAGTGTGGCTGGTGTGGCGCTGGATGCCGTGTTGGGCGAGCCGAAAAGCTGGCACCCGCTGGTGGCTTTCGGGCGCCTTGCTGATGCACTTGAAAGACGCTTCAACCGGCCATTCGCTCCCCCTTTGGCAGAAGGTGATGTGCACAACCAGATGAGGCATGAAGACATCGGTCGCGGCTGGCGCAGCCATGGGGTCACGGCCTGGGTGTTGGCGGTGTTGCCGCTGACGCTGATGGCCTATCTGTTGAGCCTGCTGCCCACTGTCGGTTGGCTGGTCGAGGTGCTGGCGCTGTATGCGGCAATCGGCTTGAAGAGCCTGGCCGAGCATGCCGAGCCGGTGGCCCGGGCGCTGCGCCAGGATGATCTGCCGGAGGCGCGCAAGCGTGTCGGTTACATGGTCAGCCGGCAGACCGCCGAGCTGGATCACGAGGCCGTCGCCCGTGCCGCCACCGAATCGGTGTTGGAGAACGGCAGCGATGCGGTCTACGCCGCGCTGTTCTGGTTCGTGTTGCTCGGCGCGCCGGGCGTGGTGCTGTACCGCCTGAGCAATACCCTGGACGCCATGTGGGGTTATCGCAACGCGCGCTTCGAGCGCTTCGGCTGGGCCGCCGCGCGGATCGATGACGTACTCAATTACCTCCCCGCCCGGCTGGTTGCGCTGACGTACGCGCTGCTCGGCAAAACCCGGCTGGCATTGCATTGCTGGCGCACTCAGGCGCCGACCTGGGACAGCCCAAACGCCGGCCCGGTGATGGCTGCAGGTGCCGGTGCGCTCGGTGTGGCCCTTGGTGGACCGGCGGTTTACCACGGAGTGTTACACCAGCGCCCGCGCCTGGGAGAAGGGCCGGCGGCTGGTGCGGAAACTATCGAACGGGCGGTCAGCCTGGTGCGCCGTGGCGTGCTGCTCTGGCTGCTGATCTTGCTGGTGGGAGGCCGACTCTATGCTTGA
- the bluB gene encoding 5,6-dimethylbenzimidazole synthase, giving the protein MSQHAFSEAERAAVYRAIAERRDMRHFSGGQVAPELLARLLEAAHQAPSVGLMQPWRFIRITQAGLRSAIHGLVEEERVRTAEALQQRSDEFMRLKVEGVRDCAELLVMALMEGREAHVFGRRTLPEMDLASVACAIQNLWLAARAEGLGMGWVSLFDPEALAALLHLPAGAKPVAVLCLGPVPEFYPVPMLQQEGWATPRPLAELVFDNQWEERQWEERQRGERT; this is encoded by the coding sequence ATGAGCCAGCACGCTTTCAGCGAAGCCGAGCGCGCGGCGGTGTACCGCGCAATTGCTGAGCGCCGCGACATGCGCCATTTCAGCGGCGGCCAGGTTGCGCCCGAGCTGCTGGCGCGTTTGCTGGAAGCGGCGCATCAGGCGCCGAGCGTCGGGTTGATGCAGCCTTGGCGGTTTATCCGCATCACCCAGGCCGGCTTGCGCAGCGCCATTCATGGCTTGGTGGAAGAGGAGCGGGTGCGCACGGCCGAGGCATTGCAGCAGCGCTCGGATGAATTCATGCGGCTCAAGGTCGAGGGTGTGCGTGACTGCGCCGAGTTGCTGGTGATGGCGCTGATGGAAGGCCGCGAGGCGCATGTGTTTGGCCGCCGCACCTTGCCGGAAATGGACCTGGCTTCGGTTGCCTGCGCGATTCAGAACCTCTGGCTCGCTGCTCGTGCGGAGGGCCTGGGCATGGGCTGGGTGTCGTTGTTTGACCCCGAGGCCTTGGCCGCGCTGCTCCACTTGCCGGCTGGGGCGAAACCGGTGGCGGTGCTCTGCCTGGGCCCGGTGCCGGAGTTTTATCCGGTGCCGATGTTGCAGCAGGAAGGTTGGGCCACGCCGAGGCCGCTGGCCGAACTGGTGTTCGACAATCAGTGGGAAGAGCGGCAGTGGGAAGAGCGGCAGCGGGGCGAGCGGACATGA
- a CDS encoding cobyrinate a,c-diamide synthase, whose amino-acid sequence MSAERQCPALLIAAPASGQGKTTVTAALARLHSRQGKRVRVFKCGPDFLDPMILARASGAPVYQLDLWMVGEVESRRLLWEAAGEADLILIEGVMGLFDGTPSAADLARHFGVPVMALIDGSGMAQTFGAMAHGMATFQADLPFSGVLANRTGSIRHGEILRDCLPKHIHWYGALPRSAAIELPSRHLGLVQAEELADLDARLDAAADALAASADVGLPAPVSFAAPELFESQPIEALLAGVRIGVARDTSFAFLYQANLDLLRELGAELIQFSPLQDAGIPEVDSLYLPGGYPELHLQQLAANQTMNSAIHAHHAAGKPIHAECGGMLYLLKGLTDKDGERGELLGLLPGEALMHKRLKALALQEIELPEGRLRGHTYHYSELDCALEPLARGVCPTYKRTAEAVYRIGRLTASYIHFYLPSNPRAAAALFLP is encoded by the coding sequence ATGAGCGCCGAACGCCAATGCCCGGCACTGTTGATTGCCGCACCGGCTTCCGGCCAGGGCAAGACCACTGTCACCGCAGCTCTGGCGCGCTTGCATTCGCGCCAGGGCAAACGGGTACGGGTATTCAAGTGCGGGCCGGACTTTCTCGATCCGATGATCCTCGCCCGCGCCAGCGGCGCGCCAGTCTATCAGCTGGATCTGTGGATGGTCGGCGAGGTGGAAAGCCGCCGCCTGCTTTGGGAAGCCGCTGGCGAGGCCGACTTGATTCTGATCGAAGGGGTCATGGGCCTGTTCGATGGCACACCGTCCGCCGCCGACCTGGCGCGGCATTTCGGCGTGCCGGTAATGGCGCTGATCGATGGTTCGGGCATGGCCCAGACGTTCGGTGCCATGGCCCACGGCATGGCAACGTTCCAGGCGGATCTGCCGTTCTCCGGGGTGCTGGCCAACCGCACCGGCAGCATCCGCCATGGCGAGATCCTGCGTGACTGCCTGCCCAAGCACATCCACTGGTACGGCGCCTTGCCGCGCAGTGCCGCGATCGAACTGCCGAGCCGGCATCTGGGCTTGGTCCAGGCCGAAGAGCTGGCCGACCTGGATGCCCGTCTGGATGCCGCCGCCGATGCCTTGGCCGCGAGTGCCGACGTTGGCTTGCCGGCGCCGGTGAGTTTTGCCGCTCCCGAGCTGTTTGAGAGCCAGCCCATCGAAGCGTTATTGGCCGGCGTGCGCATCGGTGTCGCGCGGGATACTTCGTTCGCTTTTCTCTACCAGGCTAACCTCGATCTGCTGCGTGAGCTGGGCGCCGAACTGATTCAGTTTTCGCCGCTGCAGGATGCCGGTATCCCCGAGGTGGATAGCCTTTATCTGCCTGGTGGCTACCCCGAGTTGCACCTGCAGCAGTTGGCGGCGAACCAGACGATGAACTCGGCGATTCATGCCCATCACGCCGCCGGCAAACCGATCCACGCCGAGTGCGGCGGCATGCTCTACCTGCTCAAGGGGCTGACCGATAAAGACGGTGAGCGCGGCGAGCTGCTCGGCCTGCTGCCTGGCGAGGCGCTGATGCACAAACGCCTGAAGGCGCTGGCGCTGCAGGAAATCGAATTGCCGGAAGGGCGCCTGCGTGGCCACACCTACCACTATTCGGAACTGGACTGTGCCCTGGAGCCGTTGGCTCGTGGTGTCTGCCCGACTTATAAACGCACGGCCGAGGCGGTTTACCGGATCGGCCGGCTGACCGCTTCCTATATTCACTTCTATCTGCCGTCCAATCCCCGGGCGGCTGCGGCCTTGTTCTTACCATGA
- the cobO gene encoding cob(I)yrinic acid a,c-diamide adenosyltransferase, with translation MSESAERDTRHKARMERKKALVDEKIAQAQDEYGLLLVHTGNGKGKSSSAFGMVARALGHGMKVGVVQFIKGAASTGEERFFRRFPEEVSYHVMGEGYTWDTQDRQRDIDKAVAAWAVAKQLLNDPEIGLVVLDELNIALKHGYLSLETVLADIGGRPLLQHVVATGRGAPPGLIEAADTVTEMGMLKHAFKSGVKAQKGVEF, from the coding sequence ATGAGCGAGTCAGCAGAAAGAGATACCCGCCACAAGGCTCGGATGGAGCGCAAAAAGGCCCTGGTCGATGAAAAGATCGCCCAGGCGCAAGACGAATACGGTCTGTTGCTGGTGCACACCGGCAATGGCAAAGGCAAAAGCAGCTCGGCCTTCGGCATGGTCGCCCGTGCGTTGGGCCATGGCATGAAGGTCGGCGTGGTGCAGTTCATCAAAGGGGCGGCGAGTACCGGCGAAGAGCGGTTCTTCCGCCGCTTCCCCGAGGAAGTCAGCTACCACGTGATGGGCGAGGGCTACACCTGGGACACGCAGGATCGCCAGCGCGATATCGACAAAGCCGTCGCCGCCTGGGCGGTTGCCAAGCAGCTGTTGAATGACCCCGAGATCGGCCTGGTGGTGCTGGATGAGCTGAATATCGCGCTCAAACACGGCTATCTGTCGCTGGAAACCGTACTGGCCGATATCGGTGGTCGTCCGCTGTTGCAGCACGTGGTCGCCACCGGCCGTGGTGCGCCACCCGGCTTGATCGAGGCGGCGGATACCGTGACCGAAATGGGCATGCTCAAGCATGCGTTCAAGTCCGGCGTGAAGGCGCAGAAAGGGGTGGAGTTTTGA
- a CDS encoding O-methyltransferase, with amino-acid sequence MTGRTLNLDDALYNYLLDVSLRETPLLKRLREETQALPMARWQIAPEQGQFMALLVKLSGAKRLLEIGTFTGYSALCMASAMPEDGQLICCDLAGDYNVTARRYWQQAGMHERIDLRLAPALETLSQLEREGRSETFDLIFIDADKANYPVYLEHALVLARPGGLILFDNTLWSGRVLEANPDSADTRAIQALNRRLKNDQRVDLSLLPIGDGLTICRKR; translated from the coding sequence ATGACCGGCCGTACCCTGAATCTCGACGACGCACTGTATAACTACCTGCTCGATGTCTCCCTGCGCGAAACGCCGCTGCTCAAGCGCCTGCGCGAGGAAACTCAAGCCTTGCCCATGGCGCGCTGGCAAATCGCCCCGGAGCAGGGTCAATTCATGGCGCTGCTGGTCAAGCTGAGCGGTGCCAAACGGCTGCTGGAAATCGGCACCTTCACAGGCTACAGCGCACTCTGTATGGCCAGCGCCATGCCGGAAGATGGACAGCTGATCTGCTGCGACCTGGCCGGTGACTACAACGTTACTGCCCGTCGCTACTGGCAACAGGCGGGGATGCATGAGCGCATCGACCTGCGACTGGCACCGGCGCTGGAAACCCTGAGCCAGTTGGAGCGAGAGGGGCGGAGCGAAACCTTCGACCTGATCTTTATCGACGCCGACAAGGCCAATTACCCGGTTTATCTGGAACATGCCCTGGTGCTGGCCCGGCCTGGCGGTTTGATCCTGTTCGACAACACCCTGTGGAGTGGGCGAGTGCTGGAGGCCAACCCCGACAGCGCTGACACCCGCGCCATCCAAGCCCTCAACCGTCGCCTGAAAAATGATCAGCGTGTGGATTTGTCTCTGTTGCCCATCGGCGATGGCCTGACCATCTGCCGTAAACGCTGA
- a CDS encoding C40 family peptidase: MPVTARLALIVLAALLTACASNPAPPESVFSTPVEQSGTADDVLLRALGLVGTPYRYGGNTPDSGFDCSGLIGYVYRDAAGIALPRSTRELIGMRAPSVRQDALQTGDLVFFATNGGGQVSHAGIYVGEGRFVHAPSSGGTVRLDSLATAYWQKSYLDAKRVLNPAHLARTP, translated from the coding sequence ATGCCCGTCACGGCCCGCCTCGCCCTCATCGTACTCGCCGCGCTGCTAACTGCCTGCGCGAGCAATCCCGCCCCTCCAGAAAGCGTTTTCAGCACCCCTGTCGAGCAAAGTGGCACCGCCGATGATGTGCTGTTGCGCGCCTTGGGGTTGGTCGGCACGCCTTACCGTTATGGCGGTAATACCCCAGATAGCGGCTTCGATTGCAGCGGCCTGATCGGTTACGTCTACCGGGATGCTGCCGGCATCGCCTTGCCGCGCTCTACCCGCGAGCTGATCGGCATGCGTGCGCCGAGTGTGCGCCAGGATGCGCTGCAGACCGGTGATCTGGTGTTCTTCGCCACCAATGGCGGCGGTCAGGTCAGCCATGCGGGTATCTATGTCGGGGAAGGGCGTTTCGTGCACGCGCCCTCCAGTGGCGGCACTGTGCGCCTGGATAGCCTGGCGACTGCCTATTGGCAGAAGAGCTATCTGGATGCCAAGCGGGTGCTCAATCCAGCCCACCTCGCCCGCACGCCTTGA
- a CDS encoding C40 family peptidase, which yields MLKRFAPLVPLALSFFLVACAGHSPKSQVAVAPQPVADEQTAEQLPDFAQDKPYELPTFADSILAHGLSLVGTRYRFGGTSVSSGFDCSGFIGYLFKEEAGMSLPRSTREMINLDAPLVARTELEPGDLVFFATNGRGRVSHAGIYLGDDQFIHSSSSRSGGVRVDSLGDKYWSRTFIEAKRALAMASVSRNQLHP from the coding sequence ATGCTAAAACGCTTCGCACCCCTCGTGCCTCTCGCACTCTCGTTCTTCCTGGTCGCTTGCGCCGGCCACTCGCCGAAATCGCAGGTTGCCGTCGCTCCCCAGCCGGTTGCTGATGAGCAAACTGCCGAGCAACTGCCGGACTTTGCGCAAGACAAACCCTACGAATTGCCGACCTTTGCCGACAGCATCCTGGCTCACGGCCTGTCGCTGGTAGGCACCCGCTACCGTTTCGGCGGCACCTCGGTCTCTTCCGGTTTCGATTGCAGCGGCTTTATCGGTTACCTGTTCAAAGAAGAAGCCGGTATGAGCCTGCCGCGCTCCACCCGCGAAATGATCAACCTCGATGCGCCGCTGGTGGCGCGTACAGAGCTTGAGCCAGGCGATCTGGTGTTCTTCGCCACCAACGGCCGTGGCCGAGTCAGCCATGCCGGCATCTACCTCGGCGATGATCAGTTCATCCACTCTTCCAGCAGTCGCAGTGGTGGTGTGCGGGTGGATAGCCTGGGTGATAAATACTGGAGCCGTACCTTCATCGAGGCCAAGCGCGCCTTGGCGATGGCTTCGGTTAGCCGCAATCAGCTGCACCCTTAA
- a CDS encoding NAD-dependent deacylase — translation MDASVQRVAQALQSAERILIISGAGLSADSGLPTYRGLGGLYNGTTEEGLPIEAALSGPMLQRDPALCWKYLAELGKACLGAKPNAGHYAIAELQRRKSGCWVLTQNIDGYHRAAGSPAGRLIEIHGELAPLFCQSCGAESPDLAQHLQRPLPPKCVQCGGILRPPVVLFEEMLPEKAIDTLYAELRKGFDVVLAVGTTASFPYIVEPVMRTRQAGGFIAEINPMNSDLSRVVDVHLRGRALDVLPELLGHIAAN, via the coding sequence ATGGACGCTTCAGTTCAGCGAGTCGCTCAGGCCCTTCAGAGCGCCGAACGCATCTTGATCATCAGCGGTGCGGGCCTTTCCGCGGATTCCGGTTTGCCGACCTATCGCGGTCTCGGTGGCTTGTATAACGGCACGACCGAAGAAGGGTTGCCGATCGAGGCGGCGCTCTCTGGGCCGATGCTGCAACGCGACCCTGCCCTGTGCTGGAAATACCTCGCCGAACTGGGCAAAGCCTGCCTGGGCGCCAAACCGAATGCTGGTCATTACGCTATCGCCGAGCTGCAACGGCGCAAATCCGGCTGCTGGGTACTGACCCAGAATATCGACGGTTATCACCGCGCGGCAGGTAGCCCGGCGGGACGGCTGATCGAGATTCATGGTGAGCTGGCGCCGCTGTTCTGCCAATCATGTGGCGCCGAGAGCCCTGATTTGGCGCAGCATCTACAGCGCCCTCTGCCGCCAAAATGCGTGCAGTGCGGTGGTATTCTGCGACCGCCCGTAGTGCTGTTCGAGGAAATGCTACCGGAAAAGGCCATCGATACGCTCTACGCCGAGCTGCGCAAAGGCTTCGATGTGGTGCTGGCGGTGGGAACCACGGCGAGCTTCCCGTACATTGTCGAACCGGTCATGCGCACCCGCCAGGCTGGCGGCTTTATTGCCGAAATCAACCCGATGAACAGTGACCTCAGTCGGGTGGTGGATGTGCATTTGCGGGGTAGGGCCTTAGATGTTTTGCCGGAGTTGCTAGGTCACATTGCGGCTAATTAA
- a CDS encoding DNA-3-methyladenine glycosylase I has translation MRDYKWLNEYCLNRFGSKAALEARLPMPKSAAELRKIGDDRYLSLIALRVFRAGLKHSLVDAKWPAFEEVFFGFAPEKVVLMGGEHLERLMQDARLIRHLGKLKSVPRNAQFVLDVAKQQGSFGALVADWPVTDIVGLWKYLAKHGSQLGGLSAPRLLRMVGKDTFIPTDDMVAALKAQEIIEKAPTSLKELAAVQAAFNQWHAESGRPLCQLSVMLAHTVNH, from the coding sequence ATGCGCGACTACAAATGGCTCAATGAGTATTGTCTCAATCGCTTTGGCTCCAAGGCGGCGTTGGAAGCCCGGCTGCCGATGCCAAAATCGGCGGCTGAGTTGCGCAAGATCGGTGATGACCGTTACCTGTCGTTGATCGCCCTGCGGGTCTTTCGCGCCGGCCTCAAGCACAGCTTAGTGGATGCCAAGTGGCCGGCCTTCGAGGAGGTCTTCTTCGGTTTCGCTCCGGAGAAAGTCGTGCTGATGGGTGGCGAACATCTGGAGCGGCTGATGCAGGATGCGCGGCTGATCCGTCACCTTGGCAAGCTGAAAAGCGTGCCGCGTAACGCGCAGTTTGTCCTCGATGTGGCGAAGCAGCAGGGCAGTTTCGGCGCGCTGGTCGCCGATTGGCCGGTGACCGATATTGTTGGCCTGTGGAAGTACCTGGCCAAGCACGGCAGTCAGCTCGGTGGGCTATCGGCGCCACGCTTGCTGCGCATGGTTGGCAAAGATACTTTTATTCCGACCGACGATATGGTCGCGGCGCTGAAGGCGCAGGAGATCATCGAAAAGGCCCCAACCAGCCTGAAGGAACTTGCCGCAGTGCAAGCCGCGTTCAATCAGTGGCACGCGGAAAGCGGTCGGCCCTTGTGCCAGCTTTCGGTGATGTTGGCGCATACGGTTAATCACTGA
- the ttcA gene encoding tRNA 2-thiocytidine(32) synthetase TtcA, whose protein sequence is MGTLSVNQSKLQKRLRRLAGEAVTDFNMIEDGDKVMVCLSGGKDSYTMLDVLLHLQKVAPIKFEIVAVNMDQKQPGFPEHVLPEYLKSIGVDYHIVEKDTYSVVMEKIPEGKTTCSLCSRLRRGTLYTFADEIGATKMALGHHRDDILETFFLNMFYGGTLKAMPPKLRADDGRNVVIRPLAYCSEKDIEAYSELKGFPIIPCNLCGSQENLQRKVVKEMLLDWERKTPGRTEIMFRALQNVMPSQLADRNLFDFTNLRIDENATPRFVDVMNL, encoded by the coding sequence ATGGGCACCCTTTCGGTTAATCAAAGCAAACTGCAGAAACGCTTGCGCCGCCTGGCTGGCGAGGCCGTTACCGACTTCAACATGATCGAAGACGGTGACAAAGTCATGGTCTGCCTGTCCGGCGGCAAGGACAGCTACACCATGCTCGATGTCCTGCTGCATCTGCAGAAGGTCGCGCCGATCAAGTTCGAGATCGTCGCGGTCAATATGGATCAGAAGCAGCCGGGCTTCCCCGAGCACGTGCTGCCGGAGTACCTCAAGAGCATCGGCGTCGACTATCACATCGTCGAAAAAGATACCTATTCGGTGGTGATGGAGAAAATTCCGGAAGGTAAAACCACCTGCTCGCTCTGTTCCCGTCTGCGCCGCGGCACCCTCTATACCTTCGCCGACGAGATTGGCGCGACCAAAATGGCGCTCGGCCACCACCGCGACGACATTCTCGAGACTTTTTTCCTCAACATGTTCTACGGCGGCACGCTCAAGGCCATGCCGCCGAAACTGCGCGCCGACGACGGGCGTAATGTGGTGATCCGGCCGCTGGCCTACTGCAGCGAGAAGGACATCGAGGCCTACTCTGAGCTCAAAGGGTTCCCGATCATCCCCTGCAACCTCTGCGGCTCGCAGGAGAATCTGCAGCGTAAGGTGGTCAAGGAAATGCTGCTGGATTGGGAGCGCAAGACGCCCGGACGCACCGAGATCATGTTCCGCGCTCTGCAGAACGTGATGCCCTCACAGCTGGCCGACCGCAATCTGTTCGACTTCACCAATCTGCGCATCGATGAAAACGCCACACCGCGCTTTGTCGATGTGATGAATCTCTGA
- a CDS encoding DUF547 domain-containing protein, which translates to MRLLRQLTAVFLILLAASVSAAPSAERWAVWDASDESRAAHIDHSAWQVLLTRYLNSQHPSGIARFDYAHVDPGHRRLLDVYVEQLSALDPRQFTRAEQFAYWVNLYNALIVQLVLKQYPVDSITSLGAWYQFGPWDKAVTEVAGYKLSLNDIEHRILRPLWRDPRLHYALNCASLGCPNMAAETYSAQNSERLLEAGARAYINHPRGVAFEDGNLVLSRIYDWYPQDFGGETGLRAHLIHYAEPALAQQLKAFTGKTRYRYDWNLNQP; encoded by the coding sequence ATGCGCCTGTTGCGCCAGCTGACAGCTGTTTTCCTGATCCTGCTCGCCGCTTCTGTGAGCGCTGCGCCGTCGGCCGAACGCTGGGCAGTGTGGGATGCCAGCGACGAAAGCCGCGCCGCGCATATCGACCACAGCGCCTGGCAGGTACTCCTGACGCGCTATCTGAACAGCCAGCATCCGAGCGGTATTGCGCGTTTCGACTACGCCCATGTGGATCCAGGCCACCGCCGCCTGCTGGATGTGTATGTCGAGCAACTGAGTGCTCTCGATCCGCGGCAATTCACCCGTGCCGAGCAGTTTGCCTATTGGGTCAATCTGTACAACGCGCTGATCGTGCAGTTGGTGCTCAAGCAATACCCAGTGGATTCAATTACCAGTCTCGGCGCCTGGTATCAGTTCGGTCCCTGGGATAAGGCCGTCACCGAGGTCGCCGGCTATAAACTCAGCCTCAACGATATTGAACATCGCATTCTTCGCCCGCTCTGGCGCGACCCACGTCTGCATTACGCACTCAATTGCGCCAGCCTCGGTTGTCCCAATATGGCGGCCGAAACCTATAGCGCGCAGAACAGCGAGCGCCTACTGGAAGCGGGTGCGCGGGCCTATATCAACCACCCGCGGGGAGTGGCTTTTGAGGATGGCAACTTGGTGTTGTCGAGGATTTACGACTGGTATCCTCAGGACTTCGGTGGCGAGACGGGGCTGCGTGCGCATCTCATCCACTACGCCGAGCCAGCCTTGGCGCAGCAGCTGAAAGCCTTTACCGGCAAGACCCGCTATCGGTATGACTGGAATCTCAACCAGCCCTAA
- a CDS encoding DNA-J related domain-containing protein → MSHELNPTLDLAEQLLELLREAPDGCSEYLLIQQLKARHSTHIPHLALTDKLVLFRTHFLLFNALYQLRERLWNERTAHLLISPLCVQLQPYQAGSAALSEHDPLRDYYLDLQHLRDTSENDVEKLLTSFWKRMQGGDEKHAALELFELEESNEPLNLNIIKRRYRQLVSLHHPDRGGSTTRLQSINLAMEILERYYN, encoded by the coding sequence ATGAGCCACGAATTGAATCCCACCCTCGACCTTGCCGAACAGTTGCTCGAACTGCTGCGCGAGGCACCCGACGGCTGCAGCGAATATCTACTGATCCAACAACTCAAAGCACGTCACTCGACACATATCCCGCACCTGGCACTGACCGACAAACTGGTGCTGTTTCGCACCCACTTTCTGCTGTTCAACGCGCTCTACCAACTGCGCGAACGACTCTGGAACGAGCGAACTGCACATCTGCTGATCAGCCCGTTGTGTGTGCAGTTGCAACCCTATCAAGCGGGCAGCGCGGCACTCAGCGAACATGATCCGCTGCGTGACTACTATCTGGATCTGCAACACCTGCGCGATACCAGCGAAAATGACGTGGAGAAGCTGCTGACCAGCTTTTGGAAGCGCATGCAGGGCGGTGACGAAAAACACGCTGCCTTGGAATTGTTCGAACTGGAAGAATCGAACGAACCACTCAACCTCAACATTATCAAGCGCCGGTACCGACAACTGGTGAGCCTGCATCACCCGGATCGCGGCGGCAGCACGACGCGCCTGCAGTCGATCAACCTGGCGATGGAAATACTAGAGCGCTATTACAACTGA
- a CDS encoding Yip1 family protein, translated as MIHHVWGLFTHPDQEWQEIRGEEESISHMYLTHVLILAAIPAVSAYIGTTQVGWTVGGGAPVMLTEGSALWMTLMTYLAMLAGVAVMGAFINWMARTYDASPSMAQCVVFAAYTATPLFIGGLAGLYPNLWLAMFVGTAAVCYTAYLLYVGIPAFMNIPKDEGFMFSSSVLAVGLVVLVAMIALSVIFWGLGVGPVYTS; from the coding sequence ATGATCCATCACGTTTGGGGGCTCTTCACGCATCCCGATCAAGAGTGGCAAGAGATCCGCGGCGAAGAGGAAAGTATCAGCCACATGTATCTCACCCACGTCCTGATTCTCGCGGCTATTCCGGCTGTTTCGGCTTATATCGGTACCACCCAGGTTGGCTGGACAGTCGGCGGCGGCGCACCGGTTATGCTGACCGAAGGCAGTGCCCTGTGGATGACTCTCATGACCTACCTGGCCATGCTCGCCGGCGTTGCGGTCATGGGTGCTTTTATCAACTGGATGGCGCGCACTTACGACGCCAGCCCGAGCATGGCGCAATGTGTCGTGTTCGCTGCATACACAGCCACGCCACTGTTTATTGGTGGCCTTGCGGGGCTCTACCCTAACCTCTGGCTCGCCATGTTCGTCGGCACGGCGGCCGTCTGTTACACGGCCTACCTGCTCTACGTGGGCATCCCGGCCTTCATGAACATCCCCAAGGACGAAGGCTTCATGTTCTCCAGTTCGGTGCTGGCGGTCGGCCTGGTGGTGCTGGTGGCGATGATCGCGTTGTCGGTGATTTTCTGGGGCCTCGGCGTTGGGCCTGTCTACACCAGTTGA
- a CDS encoding SprT family zinc-dependent metalloprotease: protein MPEQLNARVEACYQQAEAFFNRRFTRPAVSLKLRGQKAGVAHLDENLLRFNPQLYRENSEDFLKQTVAHEVAHMIAREMFGSRIQPHGEEWQLIMRGVYELPPNRCHTYAIKRRTATRYLYNCQCPDHDFPFSAQRHALVSKGRRYFCRRCRATLVFSGQQRQE from the coding sequence ATGCCCGAACAACTCAATGCCCGTGTCGAAGCTTGCTACCAGCAGGCCGAAGCTTTTTTTAACCGCCGCTTTACCCGCCCCGCGGTCAGCCTCAAGTTACGTGGGCAAAAAGCCGGGGTGGCGCATCTGGATGAAAACCTGCTGCGCTTCAACCCGCAGTTGTACCGCGAAAACAGCGAAGACTTCCTCAAGCAAACCGTGGCCCACGAAGTCGCGCATATGATTGCGCGCGAGATGTTCGGCTCACGCATCCAGCCGCATGGCGAGGAGTGGCAGTTGATCATGCGCGGGGTCTACGAGCTGCCGCCCAATCGCTGTCACACCTACGCCATCAAACGCCGCACCGCGACCCGCTACCTCTACAACTGCCAGTGCCCGGACCACGACTTCCCCTTCTCCGCGCAACGGCATGCACTGGTGAGCAAAGGCCGCCGCTATTTCTGCCGGCGTTGCCGGGCGACCTTGGTTTTTAGCGGGCAGCAGCGACAGGAATAA